From Haloglomus litoreum, the proteins below share one genomic window:
- a CDS encoding acyl-CoA dehydrogenase family protein: MAQSGAAFGEGDALRMIEETAAEVASNYDDDYWQTVNGEQEDPTAFWEDCADAGFLGATVPQEYGGEGMGLQELTAIVRTLTEHGCMGAEMLFVVTPVFGAITLTRNGTEHQKSEYLPQLVNGEMRFCMALTEPGAGHNTPNLDTTAERDGDGYVVNGSKQWISGVGRADKMLLVARTTPRAEVERRTQGITLFLADPHESGVEYRELDTGIPAPEKQYEISFDDYRLDADAVIGEEGNGLYHLFETVNPERIVGAAGSIGTGKCALKRAVDYASERHVFDAPIGSHQAIQHPIADKWSHLEAAEQLLKKAAWQVDAEDRDAGAAANMAKLRGSEAGYDACDFAVQVHGGNGLSEDYFVVDLWKQSRLATIAPGSSQMMRNHIAENVLGLPRSY, encoded by the coding sequence ATGGCTCAGAGCGGCGCAGCCTTCGGTGAAGGTGACGCATTACGGATGATCGAGGAGACGGCCGCGGAGGTCGCCTCGAACTACGACGACGACTACTGGCAGACCGTCAACGGCGAACAGGAGGACCCGACGGCGTTCTGGGAGGACTGCGCCGACGCGGGCTTTCTGGGGGCGACGGTCCCGCAGGAGTACGGCGGCGAGGGGATGGGGCTCCAGGAGCTGACGGCCATCGTCCGGACGCTCACGGAGCACGGCTGCATGGGTGCGGAGATGCTGTTCGTCGTGACGCCGGTGTTCGGCGCGATCACGCTCACGCGGAACGGCACGGAGCATCAGAAGTCGGAGTACCTCCCACAGCTCGTGAACGGGGAGATGCGGTTCTGCATGGCACTGACCGAGCCCGGCGCGGGCCACAACACGCCCAACCTGGACACCACGGCCGAGCGGGACGGCGACGGGTACGTGGTCAACGGCTCGAAGCAGTGGATCAGCGGCGTCGGGCGCGCGGACAAGATGCTCCTGGTCGCACGGACGACGCCCCGAGCGGAAGTCGAACGGCGGACGCAGGGAATCACGCTGTTCCTCGCCGACCCGCACGAGTCCGGGGTGGAGTACCGCGAACTCGACACCGGTATCCCGGCCCCGGAGAAGCAGTACGAGATCAGCTTCGACGACTACCGCCTCGACGCCGACGCGGTGATCGGTGAGGAGGGCAACGGGCTCTACCACCTGTTCGAGACGGTCAATCCGGAGCGGATCGTCGGTGCAGCCGGCTCCATCGGGACGGGCAAGTGTGCGCTCAAGCGGGCAGTCGACTACGCCAGCGAACGGCACGTCTTCGACGCGCCCATCGGCAGTCACCAGGCGATCCAGCACCCGATCGCCGACAAGTGGTCGCACCTGGAGGCCGCCGAGCAGCTCCTGAAGAAGGCCGCCTGGCAGGTCGACGCCGAGGACCGTGACGCCGGCGCGGCGGCCAACATGGCGAAGCTACGCGGTTCCGAGGCCGGCTACGACGCCTGTGACTTCGCCGTCCAGGTCCACGGTGGGAACGGGCTCAGCGAGGACTACTTCGTGGTCGATCTCTGGAAGCAGTCGCGGCTGGCGACCATCGCGCCGGGCTCCAGCCAGATGATGCGCAACCACATCGCCGAGAACGTGCTCGGCCTCCCGCGTTCGTACTGA
- a CDS encoding acyl-CoA synthetase — protein sequence MFLNEATDYDSVTASFDWDALRAECDWDAETALNFAHESTDRHADDGDTLAILWLGADGEERRLTYADLRRRSNEVANLLTGLGVERGDRVITYLPRIPEHYFTILGTLKTGAIFGAINERYGPDGIEHRVADSRAGTVVTTAANRDTVANAVSDVDTVENVVVIDRGGGRLRDGDVDYDEGVADAAPTFETVRTAPDDPAFLYYTSGTTGPAKGVVHSHDFTVGNASFAKLPAGLRAGDLYWCTADPGWLTGLNPFGALFWGVPFVVYEGEFDAAAWVDILDEHPITVLFSVPTAYRMLWKQADLLEGRDLDLRTLLSVGEPLNAPVVEWARERFGTPILDTYGCSEMYGTVVANYPFDSWVVKPGSMGKPYPGIETKLVEPGTLEPVERGETGEIAIRTFPSTFLEYWERPEKTAESRIDDWVLTDDLAREDEDGYYWFEGRADDVILSAGYRIGPFDVESKLVEHDAVMEAAVVGVPDDERGERVKAFVVPADDAAATGETREAIKGFVRDRLSAHEYPREIEFVDDLPKTVTGKIRRTELRDGHEDDRN from the coding sequence ATGTTCCTGAACGAGGCGACCGACTACGACTCGGTCACGGCGTCGTTCGACTGGGACGCACTCCGTGCCGAGTGCGACTGGGACGCCGAGACGGCACTGAACTTCGCGCACGAGTCGACCGACCGGCACGCCGACGACGGCGACACACTGGCGATCCTCTGGCTGGGGGCCGACGGCGAGGAGCGGCGACTCACGTACGCCGACCTGCGCCGACGGTCGAACGAGGTGGCGAACCTGCTGACCGGGCTCGGCGTCGAGCGTGGGGACCGCGTCATCACGTACCTGCCGCGGATCCCGGAGCACTACTTCACCATCCTGGGGACGTTGAAGACCGGGGCGATATTCGGGGCGATCAACGAGCGGTACGGCCCGGACGGTATCGAGCACCGGGTGGCCGACAGCCGGGCCGGGACCGTCGTCACGACCGCAGCGAACCGGGACACGGTCGCCAACGCGGTCTCGGACGTCGACACCGTGGAGAATGTCGTCGTGATCGACCGTGGCGGCGGGCGGCTCCGGGACGGCGACGTGGATTACGACGAGGGCGTCGCCGACGCCGCCCCCACGTTCGAGACCGTCCGGACGGCGCCGGACGACCCCGCCTTCCTCTACTACACCTCCGGCACGACCGGGCCGGCGAAGGGCGTGGTCCACAGCCACGACTTCACCGTCGGGAACGCGAGCTTCGCCAAACTCCCTGCGGGCCTCCGGGCAGGGGATCTCTACTGGTGTACCGCCGACCCCGGCTGGCTGACCGGGCTCAACCCCTTCGGCGCGCTGTTCTGGGGGGTGCCGTTCGTGGTCTACGAGGGGGAGTTCGACGCCGCGGCCTGGGTCGACATCCTCGACGAGCATCCGATCACCGTCCTGTTCAGTGTCCCGACGGCCTACCGGATGCTGTGGAAGCAGGCCGACCTGCTCGAAGGGCGCGACCTGGACCTGCGGACACTCCTGTCGGTCGGCGAACCCCTCAACGCGCCGGTCGTGGAGTGGGCCCGCGAGCGGTTCGGGACGCCCATCCTCGACACCTACGGCTGCTCGGAGATGTACGGGACCGTGGTGGCGAACTACCCGTTCGATTCCTGGGTGGTCAAACCGGGGAGCATGGGCAAGCCCTACCCCGGTATCGAGACGAAGCTCGTCGAACCGGGGACGCTCGAGCCGGTCGAGCGCGGCGAGACCGGCGAGATCGCCATCAGGACGTTCCCGAGCACGTTCCTCGAGTACTGGGAGCGGCCGGAGAAGACGGCGGAGTCCCGGATCGACGATTGGGTGCTGACTGACGACCTGGCCCGAGAGGACGAGGACGGCTACTACTGGTTCGAGGGGCGGGCCGACGACGTGATCCTGTCGGCGGGCTACCGGATCGGCCCGTTCGACGTGGAGTCGAAACTGGTCGAGCACGATGCCGTCATGGAGGCGGCGGTCGTCGGCGTCCCCGACGACGAGCGCGGCGAGCGGGTCAAGGCCTTCGTCGTCCCCGCCGACGACGCCGCCGCCACCGGGGAGACGCGAGAGGCGATCAAGGGGTTCGTCCGCGACCGCCTCTCCGCCCACGAGTATCCCCGCGAGATCGAATTCGTCGACGACCTCCCGAAGACCGTCACGGGAAAGATCAGGCGGACCGAACTCAGGGACGGGCACGAGGACGACCGTAACTGA
- a CDS encoding phosphotransferase family protein — translation MSPGDDRLDELVDPDALSACLRAELGESDTFELTYHDEGHSNELLFVRWGDEEYALRRPPTGTTPESAHDVLREYEVLSALGDAAVPVPEMVFACEDHDVIGSDFFVMERLDGTVIHNDTGEPGRFGEPAHRRRVGTELAETLAAIHAVDYERVGLGDYGRPEQYLSKQVSLWRAQLEGTLERTDRTLDPLRTAGDWLADAVPEQSGPTLVHGDYKLDNVMFAPGTPPEIVGVFDWEMSTLGDPLADVGYMLFNWGPASDDLAVPELFPPFTDREGYPSRQELVELYEAASGREYRHDRFYRALAGFKLATALEAFYARYLEGTTSDPMYPALEEGVPELATRVERIIDGAEPLD, via the coding sequence ATGAGTCCCGGCGACGACCGTCTCGACGAGCTGGTCGATCCGGACGCCCTCTCGGCCTGCCTGCGGGCCGAACTGGGCGAATCCGACACGTTCGAGCTCACGTACCACGACGAGGGCCACTCCAACGAACTGTTGTTCGTCCGCTGGGGGGACGAGGAGTACGCGCTCCGCCGACCGCCGACCGGGACGACGCCCGAGTCCGCACACGACGTCCTCCGGGAGTACGAGGTGCTCTCCGCGCTCGGCGACGCCGCCGTGCCCGTTCCCGAGATGGTGTTCGCCTGCGAGGACCACGACGTCATCGGCAGCGACTTCTTCGTCATGGAGCGGCTGGACGGCACGGTCATCCACAACGACACGGGTGAGCCCGGGCGGTTCGGGGAGCCGGCCCACCGGCGGCGCGTCGGGACGGAGCTGGCGGAGACGCTCGCGGCCATCCACGCCGTCGACTACGAGCGTGTCGGCCTGGGCGACTACGGACGCCCCGAACAGTACCTCTCGAAGCAGGTCTCGCTCTGGAGGGCCCAGCTCGAGGGGACGCTGGAGCGGACGGATCGGACCCTCGACCCCCTCCGGACGGCCGGCGACTGGCTCGCCGACGCCGTCCCCGAACAGTCCGGCCCCACGCTCGTCCACGGCGACTACAAGCTGGACAACGTGATGTTCGCCCCCGGGACACCCCCGGAGATCGTCGGCGTGTTCGACTGGGAGATGAGCACGCTGGGCGACCCGCTCGCCGACGTCGGCTACATGCTGTTCAACTGGGGACCGGCCAGCGACGACCTCGCGGTCCCGGAGCTGTTCCCCCCCTTCACCGACCGTGAGGGCTACCCCTCCCGACAGGAACTCGTCGAGCTGTACGAGGCAGCGAGCGGCCGCGAGTACCGCCACGACCGGTTCTACCGCGCGCTGGCGGGGTTCAAACTCGCGACGGCGCTGGAGGCGTTCTACGCACGGTACCTCGAGGGGACGACCAGCGACCCGATGTACCCCGCCCTCGAGGAGGGGGTCCCGGAACTCGCAACCCGCGTCGAACGCATCATCGACGGAGCGGAGCCGCTCGACTGA
- a CDS encoding VOC family protein, giving the protein MDVHGVDRVIIATPNIDETAGQFSDLLGLEFGDLMEPTTETASGEQPVANLLSPSGVELVTPRSEDGQVARFLEHNGPGLYAVSIRVGDLAAAVSELEAKGVEPVGRYESAAFAEVFYHPEQFGGAFVILAEYDAPHPAETAST; this is encoded by the coding sequence ATGGACGTTCACGGCGTGGACCGCGTCATCATCGCGACCCCGAACATCGACGAGACGGCCGGTCAGTTCTCCGACCTGCTGGGTCTGGAGTTCGGCGACCTGATGGAACCGACGACGGAGACGGCATCCGGCGAGCAGCCGGTCGCGAACCTCCTCAGCCCGAGCGGCGTCGAACTCGTGACACCGCGCTCGGAGGACGGCCAGGTCGCGCGGTTCCTCGAGCACAACGGGCCCGGCCTCTACGCCGTCTCCATCCGTGTGGGCGACCTGGCCGCGGCCGTTTCGGAACTCGAGGCGAAGGGTGTCGAGCCGGTCGGTCGGTACGAGTCGGCGGCGTTCGCGGAGGTGTTCTACCACCCCGAGCAGTTCGGCGGTGCGTTCGTCATCCTCGCCGAGTACGACGCCCCCCACCCGGCCGAGACCGCCTCGACGTAG
- a CDS encoding SDR family NAD(P)-dependent oxidoreductase, with amino-acid sequence MVSFDGRTVAVTGGGRGIGRAACRQFAARGANVVVNDIGGDSSGGGQNQRPADAVVEAIEADGGTAVADYGDVGSWDGASGVVETALDAFGELDVVYNNAGILRENALVSMTESEFDEVLRVHLKGSFSVLHHAAAYWREQSKDGVERERAVVNASSDIAAGGFGLGNYAAAKAGVLGLTRTAAEELARYDVRVNAVWPVADTRLTEEWPEDLPGPDGAAAMVVFLASTDCDLTGQTVRAGGDRIDLVTPAPQYEYTVVDDDEWSPETIEERFDETVGQYVDDN; translated from the coding sequence CGGTGGCGGTGACCGGCGGCGGGCGGGGCATCGGCCGCGCGGCCTGTCGCCAGTTCGCCGCCCGCGGCGCGAACGTGGTCGTCAACGACATCGGCGGCGATTCCTCGGGTGGCGGCCAGAACCAGCGGCCGGCCGATGCCGTCGTCGAGGCCATCGAGGCCGACGGCGGAACCGCGGTCGCCGACTACGGAGACGTCGGCAGCTGGGACGGTGCCAGCGGCGTGGTCGAGACGGCGCTGGACGCGTTCGGCGAGCTCGACGTCGTCTACAACAACGCCGGCATCCTCCGGGAGAACGCGCTGGTGAGCATGACCGAGTCGGAGTTCGACGAGGTCCTGCGGGTCCACCTGAAGGGCTCGTTCTCGGTCCTCCATCACGCGGCCGCCTACTGGCGCGAGCAGTCGAAGGACGGCGTGGAGCGCGAGCGGGCGGTCGTCAACGCCTCCTCGGACATCGCGGCCGGCGGGTTCGGACTGGGGAACTACGCGGCCGCGAAGGCCGGCGTCCTGGGGCTCACGCGGACCGCCGCCGAGGAGCTGGCCCGCTACGACGTCCGGGTCAATGCCGTCTGGCCGGTCGCGGACACCCGGCTCACCGAGGAGTGGCCGGAAGACCTCCCCGGCCCGGATGGCGCCGCGGCGATGGTGGTGTTCCTCGCGAGCACCGACTGTGACCTGACCGGACAGACCGTCCGGGCGGGCGGCGACCGGATCGATCTCGTCACGCCGGCACCGCAGTACGAGTACACGGTGGTCGACGACGACGAATGGTCGCCCGAGACCATCGAGGAGCGATTCGACGAGACCGTCGGCCAGTACGTCGACGACAACTGA